From the Pedobacter cryoconitis genome, one window contains:
- the argS gene encoding arginine--tRNA ligase has translation MNIQQHIITATINAVKELYNQDLPEAQVNLQDTRSEFEGEITIVVFPVVRFSKKSPEATANDLGEYLKEHIEEITAFNVVKGFLNLSIVSSYWIDLFQTDLLKESFGTIPSNGKKVMVEYSSPNTNKPLHLGHVRNNLLGYSVSELLKANGSEVYKVNLVNDRGIHICKSMLAWQKWGNGETPESSGLKGDHLVGKYYVIFDKEYKKEIEALKEAGQTEDEGKKNAPLIKEAQAMLLAWEAGDEEVISLWKKMNGWVYDGFAVSYKNLGVDFDQYYYESNTYLLGKDTVEEGLAKGVFFKKPDGSVWIDLTADGLDQKLVLRADGTSVYITQDLGTAQMKYDDFKMDESIYVVGNEQDYHFKVLFLILDKLGKSWAKGLYHLSYGMVDLPSGKMKSREGTVVDADDLIAEMIATAKQKTEALGKVDHFSEEEKESLYYKIGMGALKYFLLKVEPKKRLLFDPAESIDFQGNTGPFIQYTHARIKSLLSKAEYKNGQHVSKDIALSATELEMIILLSRYPAEIASSAKAFSPATLANYIYEVAKMFNKFYHEIPPIVKEEDEALKQHRLNLSWVTANVLKSGMRILGIEVPERM, from the coding sequence ATGAATATCCAACAACATATTATTACTGCGACCATCAATGCGGTCAAAGAACTATACAATCAGGATTTACCCGAAGCGCAAGTTAACCTTCAGGATACGCGCAGCGAATTTGAAGGAGAAATTACCATTGTAGTGTTCCCTGTAGTCCGCTTTTCTAAAAAATCACCTGAAGCAACTGCGAATGACCTTGGGGAATATCTTAAGGAACATATTGAAGAAATAACTGCATTTAATGTAGTTAAAGGGTTCTTAAACCTGAGTATCGTCAGCTCTTACTGGATTGATCTTTTCCAGACTGACTTACTGAAAGAGAGTTTTGGTACTATTCCATCGAATGGTAAAAAAGTAATGGTCGAATATTCTTCGCCAAATACCAATAAACCACTTCACCTTGGACACGTTCGTAACAACTTATTAGGCTATTCTGTTTCTGAGCTGTTAAAAGCGAATGGATCAGAAGTATATAAGGTTAATTTGGTGAATGACAGGGGAATCCATATCTGTAAGTCTATGCTGGCCTGGCAGAAATGGGGCAATGGCGAAACACCTGAAAGCTCTGGTTTAAAGGGTGATCACCTGGTTGGTAAGTATTATGTGATTTTCGATAAAGAATATAAAAAGGAAATCGAAGCACTGAAAGAAGCTGGTCAGACTGAGGATGAAGGTAAAAAGAATGCGCCTTTAATCAAGGAAGCTCAGGCAATGTTATTAGCCTGGGAAGCTGGTGATGAAGAGGTCATCTCTTTGTGGAAGAAAATGAACGGATGGGTTTACGATGGCTTCGCTGTAAGTTATAAAAACCTGGGTGTTGATTTTGATCAGTATTATTATGAAAGTAATACCTATTTATTAGGAAAAGATACGGTTGAAGAAGGTCTGGCTAAAGGAGTTTTCTTTAAAAAACCGGATGGTTCTGTCTGGATCGATCTGACAGCAGATGGGCTGGATCAGAAACTAGTACTTCGTGCAGATGGAACTTCAGTTTATATCACTCAGGATCTTGGTACTGCACAAATGAAATATGATGATTTCAAAATGGATGAGTCTATTTATGTAGTAGGGAATGAACAGGATTATCACTTTAAGGTACTGTTCCTGATTTTAGATAAGTTAGGCAAGAGCTGGGCGAAAGGATTGTATCATTTATCTTATGGAATGGTAGATCTGCCAAGCGGTAAAATGAAATCACGTGAAGGTACAGTAGTTGATGCGGATGATTTGATAGCGGAAATGATCGCTACAGCTAAGCAGAAAACAGAAGCATTGGGCAAAGTAGATCATTTCAGCGAAGAAGAGAAAGAAAGTCTTTACTATAAAATTGGAATGGGTGCTTTGAAGTACTTCCTTTTAAAAGTTGAACCTAAAAAGCGTTTGTTATTTGATCCTGCTGAATCTATCGATTTCCAGGGAAATACAGGGCCGTTTATCCAATATACACATGCAAGGATTAAATCGCTGTTAAGCAAAGCTGAATATAAAAATGGACAGCATGTGTCTAAGGATATCGCTTTATCGGCAACTGAACTGGAAATGATTATATTATTATCAAGATATCCTGCTGAAATTGCTTCTTCCGCTAAAGCGTTTAGTCCGGCTACTTTAGCGAACTATATTTATGAAGTAGCTAAGATGTTTAATAAGTTTTATCATGAGATCCCACCAATTGTGAAGGAAGAAGATGAAGCGCTTAAACAACACAGGTTAAATCTGAGCTGGGTAACTGCAAATGTTCTTAAATCTGGTATGCGTATTTTAGGAATTGAAGTTCCTGAAAGAATGTAA
- a CDS encoding deoxyguanosinetriphosphate triphosphohydrolase, whose amino-acid sequence MNWKKLLSAKRWGNEDRFAGNEKEARSEFQRDYDRIIFSSPFRRLQNKTQVFPLPGSVFVHNRLTHSLEVASVGRSLGTIFYNRIKEIDPNVDETIPLLAEIGNIIASACLAHDLGNPAFGHSGESAISHYFTTGDGKIYQDRVTEAEWQDLINFEGNANALRILTHAFAGKGTGGFALTYATLASIAKYPCASIAGHDKTNIYTKKYGFFQAEQNGFKKIADEMGLIKVSDEPLVYKRHPLVYLVEAADDICYNIIDLEDAHRLKILTYQEVENLLLPLCNDVKLPERLSEMEDDDAKITLMRAKSISTLIGQCSQVFYNNQEAILSGDFNKSLLDAIQEPFLSIMKYIERISIKKIYNYSSVVQIEVAGYKVMGGLLEEFIPAYLNNESKYHRKLVELIPNQFKTKATDDYTKILCVLDFVSGMTDIYAVEMFRKIKGISFPSMS is encoded by the coding sequence ATGAATTGGAAAAAATTATTGTCTGCCAAACGGTGGGGAAATGAAGATCGTTTTGCTGGAAATGAAAAAGAGGCGAGATCTGAGTTTCAACGTGATTATGACAGGATTATCTTTTCTTCTCCTTTCAGAAGGCTGCAAAATAAAACACAGGTATTTCCTTTACCGGGAAGTGTATTTGTGCATAACAGGCTGACTCATAGTTTGGAAGTTGCGAGTGTAGGCCGGTCATTGGGAACTATCTTTTACAACAGGATTAAAGAAATCGATCCGAATGTAGATGAGACTATTCCACTGCTTGCTGAAATTGGTAATATTATCGCTTCGGCTTGTCTGGCGCATGATCTTGGAAATCCTGCCTTCGGACATTCCGGAGAGTCGGCTATTTCCCATTATTTTACGACTGGAGATGGAAAGATTTATCAGGATAGGGTAACTGAGGCTGAATGGCAGGATCTGATCAACTTTGAAGGGAATGCGAATGCTTTGAGAATATTGACCCATGCTTTTGCAGGAAAAGGAACCGGTGGTTTTGCATTGACTTATGCGACACTGGCTTCTATCGCAAAATATCCTTGCGCTTCTATCGCAGGACATGATAAAACCAATATCTATACGAAGAAATATGGTTTCTTTCAGGCAGAGCAAAACGGGTTTAAAAAGATAGCAGATGAAATGGGGCTGATCAAAGTTTCGGATGAGCCGTTAGTTTATAAGCGTCACCCTTTGGTTTATCTCGTAGAGGCCGCAGATGATATTTGTTATAATATCATTGATCTGGAAGATGCGCATCGTTTGAAGATCCTGACTTATCAGGAGGTAGAGAATTTATTATTACCACTATGTAATGATGTTAAATTACCTGAACGTTTGTCGGAGATGGAGGATGATGATGCAAAGATTACGCTGATGCGCGCAAAATCGATCAGTACGTTAATAGGACAATGTTCCCAGGTATTTTATAATAATCAGGAAGCGATTTTAAGCGGTGATTTTAATAAAAGTTTACTGGATGCTATTCAAGAGCCTTTCTTGTCTATCATGAAGTATATCGAGCGGATCTCTATTAAAAAGATTTACAATTATTCTTCTGTTGTACAGATAGAGGTTGCTGGTTATAAAGTAATGGGGGGCTTGCTGGAAGAATTTATTCCTGCTTATTTGAATAATGAGTCGAAATATCATCGGAAGTTAGTAGAATTGATTCCAAATCAGTTCAAGACTAAGGCTACTGACGACTATACAAAGATATTATGTGTACTGGATTTCGTGTCTGGCATGACGGATATATACGCCGTTGAAATGTTTAGAAAAATAAAGGGAATCTCTTTTCCTTCAATGAGTTAA
- a CDS encoding AI-2E family transporter, protein MKELPLTVKRSIELLGLVLIGALFVVASDIIMPVIMAFFISIMLLPVYRWLRKYKVPEIIAIVFPILLVVIFIGIIAWFFTAQVGNLVSDFPEIKKNVAQHLKSLSEWVSNISHYSPTEQLNFINKKSNDLLNMAGGMASGAALTLSSVFVFVGLLPIYIYLMLFYKDILLRFVFMWFKTPDHPKVKEAIYETESIIKNYLIGLLIQITYMTVLLGGLLMLFGIQHALLIGIIFAILNLIPYVGALIGNIIGVLLTITASTSLTPVITVLAVIAAVQFLDNNILMPRIVGSKVKINALVAILGVVVGGSIAGVSGMFLAMPLIAVLKVIFDRTESFRQWGVLFGDERPAKSPMTFPIFRRKGNVKLTSGTQKD, encoded by the coding sequence ATGAAAGAATTACCGCTCACCGTTAAGAGATCAATTGAGTTACTTGGTCTGGTACTTATCGGTGCCTTATTTGTTGTTGCCAGTGATATTATAATGCCGGTAATCATGGCATTCTTTATTAGTATCATGCTGTTGCCTGTTTATCGCTGGCTAAGAAAATATAAAGTTCCGGAAATCATCGCAATCGTCTTTCCTATTTTACTGGTTGTAATTTTCATAGGCATCATTGCCTGGTTTTTCACTGCACAAGTAGGTAATCTGGTCTCAGATTTTCCTGAAATCAAGAAAAACGTAGCTCAGCATCTAAAATCATTAAGTGAGTGGGTAAGCAATATCAGTCATTATTCACCTACCGAACAACTTAATTTCATCAATAAAAAGAGTAATGACTTGTTAAATATGGCCGGAGGAATGGCAAGTGGCGCGGCTTTAACATTAAGTTCTGTATTTGTTTTTGTTGGTCTGCTGCCAATTTATATCTACCTGATGCTCTTCTATAAAGATATCCTGCTACGCTTCGTGTTTATGTGGTTTAAAACTCCGGATCATCCGAAAGTTAAAGAGGCTATCTATGAAACTGAATCTATTATCAAAAACTACCTGATAGGCTTACTGATACAAATCACTTATATGACTGTCCTTTTAGGTGGTCTGCTGATGCTTTTCGGTATCCAGCACGCCTTATTAATTGGAATTATCTTTGCCATTCTGAACCTGATCCCTTACGTAGGTGCATTAATCGGAAACATTATCGGTGTACTGTTAACTATAACCGCTTCTACATCCCTTACACCAGTAATTACAGTTTTAGCTGTAATTGCAGCCGTTCAATTCTTAGATAATAATATCCTGATGCCAAGAATTGTCGGTTCAAAAGTAAAGATCAATGCTTTAGTCGCGATTTTAGGTGTAGTTGTCGGAGGAAGTATTGCCGGAGTTTCAGGAATGTTCCTGGCCATGCCGCTCATTGCAGTACTTAAAGTTATTTTCGATAGAACTGAGTCTTTCAGACAATGGGGTGTATTATTTGGTGATGAACGACCGGCGAAAAGTCCAATGACTTTTCCTATCTTCAGACGCAAAGGAAATGTGAAACTAACTTCTGGAACACAGAAAGATTAA
- the mnmE gene encoding tRNA uridine-5-carboxymethylaminomethyl(34) synthesis GTPase MnmE, translating into MITNETIVALSTPPGAGAIGVIRLSGKDAIAIANSVFSGKDLLSQPTHTLHFGLIKDGDIVIDEVVVSLFVGPKSYTKENVVEISCHGSNYIIQQIINLLIKKGASAAKPGEFTLRAFLNGAMDLSQAEAVADLISSDSQAAHSVAMNQLRGGFSTELNVLREQLIHFASMIELELDFSEEDVEFANRDQLQELINKITIVLNKLIRSFELGNVIKEGINTVIAGRPNAGKSTLLNALLNEDRAIVSEIAGTTRDTIEEVLNINGINFRLIDTAGIREATDTIEAIGVEKTMLKISQSAVLVYLFDVLNLTANEIRDDIASLYKPGLAFIAVANKIDLSFSDRLKELNLPAEIKFIGISAKENQNVEELKELLYETVIGDKLSENHTMVTNIRHVEALRKTQESLDSVSQGLINPVTSDFLAIDIKQALYYLGEITGKVTNDDLLDNIFSKFCIGK; encoded by the coding sequence ATGATTACAAATGAAACAATAGTAGCTTTATCAACCCCACCTGGAGCAGGTGCCATTGGCGTGATCCGTTTATCTGGGAAAGATGCTATTGCAATCGCAAATTCCGTATTTAGCGGAAAGGATCTGTTAAGCCAACCTACACATACACTGCATTTTGGATTGATTAAAGATGGTGACATCGTGATTGATGAAGTCGTAGTGAGTTTGTTCGTCGGTCCTAAGTCTTATACTAAAGAAAATGTGGTAGAGATCTCTTGCCACGGGTCAAATTATATCATTCAGCAGATTATTAATTTATTGATAAAAAAAGGTGCTTCGGCAGCTAAACCAGGAGAATTCACATTAAGAGCGTTTTTGAATGGTGCGATGGATTTATCTCAGGCGGAAGCGGTAGCTGATTTAATTTCTTCAGATTCACAGGCTGCACATAGTGTCGCGATGAATCAGTTAAGGGGTGGTTTTAGTACGGAATTGAATGTGCTGCGTGAACAGCTGATCCATTTTGCTTCGATGATTGAATTGGAGCTTGATTTTTCTGAGGAGGATGTGGAGTTTGCGAACAGGGACCAGTTACAGGAATTAATTAATAAGATTACGATTGTATTGAATAAGCTGATCCGTTCTTTTGAATTGGGGAACGTGATTAAGGAAGGTATCAATACGGTGATTGCAGGCAGGCCGAATGCTGGTAAATCTACCTTGTTGAATGCGTTATTGAATGAGGACAGGGCAATTGTTAGTGAGATCGCAGGAACGACAAGGGACACGATAGAGGAAGTTTTAAATATCAATGGTATCAACTTTAGATTAATTGATACGGCGGGCATACGCGAAGCGACAGACACGATAGAAGCGATAGGGGTAGAGAAGACGATGTTAAAGATTAGCCAGTCTGCTGTTTTAGTTTATTTGTTCGATGTACTGAATTTGACTGCAAATGAGATTAGAGACGATATTGCAAGTTTATATAAACCAGGGTTAGCGTTTATTGCTGTAGCGAATAAGATTGATTTGTCTTTTAGTGACAGGTTGAAGGAGTTGAATTTACCTGCTGAGATTAAGTTTATTGGGATATCCGCGAAGGAAAATCAAAATGTGGAGGAACTGAAGGAGTTACTGTATGAGACTGTGATAGGGGATAAGTTATCGGAGAATCATACGATGGTTACGAATATCAGACATGTTGAAGCGTTGAGGAAGACACAGGAGTCGTTAGATAGCGTTTCGCAAGGTTTGATTAACCCGGTGACTTCGGATTTCCTTGCTATTGATATAAAACAGGCCCTTTATTACCTTGGTGAAATCACAGGAAAAGTGACAAATGACGACTTACTGGATAATATATTTAGTAAATTTTGCATCGGGAAATAA